The segment TGTCATTCTCAATACAAGGTTGGATTTCTTAGCTATCGTTTGATGGCTTGCTTTTATTTACGTGCTACTCAAAGAATGCATTGAATTGAAATTCAAAAACAAGTGAGTGCTGTAATGTTATGCATCATTAATTGTATAATCAAGTGGAAAATGTCTAAGTTTATGAAGATATGAAATGTCTAATAGGGAGCTCTAGGCATTTGACTTGTTTCAtccatgtcatttaaaaaatgcagccaacccagagctacagcatcggtggacaacacagctctggacagcatacaggcaagcccacaggcgcctggccagtctacagggctGAGGACACCCTGGGGCCTGTTGGGGGGCCCCTAATGCAATCACTTTGTCTTCAGCCAGGTTACCTGTTTTTTAATGGTTCTTTTGCGATGGTCTGTCTCTTTGTTCTTTATGTCTTCTTGGCCTATCTTGGGGTCAAACTGGTCTTGTGAGCAGATGAATGGAGTCTGTTCAAGGTGTTTAACTTAACTCTGCTGCTGTTTGCATGCAGTACGCCTTGATAAAAACTCTGTGTTTTAGCCCAGTGTAAAAGGTTACTGCTTATTTGTTGTGTGCCTGTCAGGCATTGCTGGTAGAGCTGCACTCTGATTCTGAAAAGTAACAGATTGTGTTTGTTTGAAGTGATGCAACTACATTATTGTGTCGGACTAGTGAGAACAAAAGGTAAGTGTAGTTGTCTGGGGATTTTTAGAGGCAAGATGTTTTTGAGAGTTTTCATCAGTTTTTGCTTCTACTTAATATTATTGATCAATGTGACTGTGGTAGGCAAAATCGTGCTTGCTGTACAGAACGTTCTGTAATGTTTGTCCACCTGCCagctttaaatacatttcacttgATATATTTGATCATATAGATCCTTGTTAAGAACAAGAGTAATAGCAATCATTAGATATACAGTAAGTACTGAAAAATGTGCAAATAATTTAGACATACTCGGTTTCTTTATGTGCtttaacatacagctatggcttaaagcaatttaaatttaattttactgagttgcatgggaaaaaaagacagataaacgattgattgagtgtttgaaacCACACCACTTTGgcctaaataaaaaacatttataaagtctgtctgtatatctgtgtctcccacttacatttttacaggtGCATACTGTAGATATATATTAGATTATACAGAGGACTGTAACGCGCTGTGGTGTTTGTGTAGTCTTTTAATTAGATTTCAACACTACTAAAATAGTCTTCAGGGCATGTAGAGCTATATATCCAATTACATTTTTAGTTGAACGTgtctacaccccccccccccccccccccccccaagataaATATTTTTCTGTCCGGAGACggagacacacctcttgttaTAGTTAGCaacaaggcagaattagcaaagaaacaattaCAATTAGGAGGATTGATGATGTGTTTACATTAAAACGGGCACTATTTAAATTGCAATCGGTTGATACGCAGCAATGAACCTGTGTAGAGCAACGAGTCAACAGTACACCtttttatcagtgtttcatattttatcctggttattgtaatgccagtaaaatgCTATTTGTGGAATACTGTACATAGGATTGCTCTCACAACTTTTCAAAcggtttcatattttttattgttattgtaatgtcaCCAATAAGATAAACAGGTCTTTTTAAAACACCTTAATTTGTGGACTGAAGTAATAGTGGAAGGCTGTAAATACCATTCTCAACCGTGCTGGACATtcgttttctgaactgttgtaatataattcttaggttttcctgcttattttaatgccagcaatgagccggTGGTGTCTAGAAACATTATGACAgctttgaagtgtcttcaggtaCTTCACTAACTATAACGGCAACAAGAGTCTTATTAAAAAAACTactggctttaataaaaataaaccataaaCAACTGTGgtgatatttattaatttacttattttaactatcaacattatatttatattcaaatgccatgtttaattattaatacgtTGATAAAAAAGTGGGTGAAAAAATTTGCTCTGTAtgtcatacatatatatatttttttatttctagagAACATTGCGattaaactttttattattagCGCAAAATAttgaaagtgttttaaaatgttgggGCATACTGTCTGTCCCACTGCCTGCAtgtcagttttatatttttacatgtgcaCATGGTAGGATGCAAGTCATAGTCTGTGTCATGATACTGATATCTCTAGTTTAGTATGTACAGTAGTGGCAGGGGATTTATGTCACTGATACACTTGTTTATGTACAGTTaacttttattgcatttaatccaGGCTGTATGATAGAATTGTATTGTGTTTTCGAGTTTCCTTCAGGACTACCAGTGTTACAGACATTCTGAGTGATTCATATTCCTCTCTTTTGTCAttgatgtattttcttttgcttAGTGTAGAAATAATAAAGGGTTTTAAAATAATTCTTATTGCAGGAATATATGGGGAAATTTGCTTCCCAGAATTTACACAGCCTGACAATtttctttacattaaaaaaaaaaaaaaaatccttctgcAATTTAAAGATATTCAAGGTAATTATATTGCAAGAGGACACCGTTTGAAAAGCTGACAAAACCTGCATGAACTCTGTAGTCCCAGATCATCCGTGTTGAAAGTCATTTAGTTTTCAACCTCCTCTGGGCCAGTCCTGATTTTTAAGTGGCAGGAGTTCTATTTCAATCCACCTTGATTTTCTGCATGGGTGGAGGAGTGGGCGGCCATCTTTAATATTTCATTACGATTTGATAGAGGCTTCTGCAGACTCACAGCCAAAAGAGTGGCTGCACAGACGGGCCCTGGCAGACCTCCAGAAAAGATTCTTGCTTTCTCTTTTTGTCTTTCCATTTGGATCCCTTTTTCTAAAGCTGGTGCTTCTTGCAtcacacagctgctgctgctgtttggtGATGTAGTAATTGCAGGCATGAACGCTGCTCGCAGGAGGCTGAGGGGTCAGAAAGACGTCAGCAGCACTGCACTCCGCACGTCTCACTCCATGCCTGTGATTAAAATGATTTGTCTTTATACTATGAGCCTCCTGCTGCCTGAGCtgaatgacttttttttcttcttggagGATTTTTCTATTAAATAGCTCTCTAGCCTGCTCTAGCAATGCTGCAGAATGCTTTGGGGTGTTTAAACCTGAGGAACATGCCAGGACGATAATGGGAGTATATCAAATATGAACTTTGAAAGTAATGCCCAAGGATGCTAAGACGGCTTCCAAAGCTGCTTTGTTCAGAGTAGCGCACGCCTTTTGTGCTTTCATCCCTGAGTTCATTTCATGTTGCTTTGTCTTTaacctgcagtgcaaggcagccGGGTACGTATTCTAACAGTGGAATTGCTTGTGCTTCAGGGAATGTTTAACACAATTTGTAATCTAAAgtcattttctttatatatatatatatatgtgctttgTGATCTGTAAATGCAGTATAGATGTCATAAGGGTGTGAGTAATCATTTGTTGTAATTatgtttctgatttattttttattttattgcaaagaGCAGTCATTTCTGGTGTACCTCTGTTTAAAATTGTTTGACATAAACAGGAGAGTGAAACCACACTAAAGCCATCATAGTGCTTGTTAGTTTAGAGAAGAAcaaataatactatatatatgtgtgtgtgtgtatgtatgtgtgtgtgtatatatatatatatatatatatataatatattgacaGCTTTTAGAATTTATTAAGAACACTGTGCACTTTTCATCTTTTTAGGCATAGAGGAATGGGCAGTTAGGGTCACTTAGGCAGGTAGGCAGATCCTGTTTACCTActtgaatttgtatttattattattattattattattattattattattattattattattattatttatttcttagcagacgcccttatccagggcgacttacaattgttacaagatatcacaatattttttttacatacaattacattaatttttacacattatgtttacatacaattacccatttatacaattgggtttttactggagcaatctaggtgaagtaccttgctcaagggtacagcagcagtgtcccccacctgggattgaacccacgaccctccagtcaagagtccagagccctaaccactactccacactgctgatatttaatagagaaaatgtattaaatgccTAACTATAAAAAGTAAACCTCTGTACTAATGTTTATGTAACGGCATGTGTAACAATGTGCTATCTATTTAATTTCTGATGAATTTAGATATTTAGGAAAGCATTAAATGCTGTATATCAGTATTTAAGTtgctgtattccttcgaatttaagacgcagtttttaaagcaattttttcttctcaaaaacggcctgtgtcttaaattagagtacagtatagtgatgcgtgtattaaaattgcTAACAAAAGGtgtgactgcccgagtacacaaacagcaacgtgactgactggcaCTCGCCTCTccgatgtaaacaaagcaagctttcgctcagcgcccgCCTGTGTAGCTATGGCCGTGGTACGGAGCCCCGAACTGGTGCTGCTGCGTTCTTAAACAGGCGTAGGCTTCCGTAGGCTTATTATATGAGTAAAGGCATCTTTGTcagtacatctttttttttcctcgttgagggtgggaaatttgggctgcgtcttaaatttgaggacatcttaaatttgaaggaatacggtatgttTAACACTAATTGTCCTAGCAAGGGTAAATGATACCTGTACTTATCAGGTGAACTTTTAGCTCATGAAATGGGTAGATTACTGATGGAGGATTACTGAAGGTGCATGAGCATGCAGCACCTATCAGATGTGAATATCTGTATTACAAATTATAATATAAAGGGTACAAACTATAATATAAAGGATATTTGCTTTGTGGTTACAATTCACCTGCATGTTACAATGTTATCGTAACACAAAGACAAAATAATGATCGCAGCTTAGCAGAGCTATCCTATCTAATTATTTGGAACTACTTTACCCAGTTTTATAACAGGCAAAGTGAATTCCTCCCCCAGGGTCAGCCAGTAATTTAGTGTCTATAAAAATGGATCATTTTATTTTCCAACTATGTAAAGAATAAAGCTTCATTTTCAGGTTACCAAACTTGCCAATCTGGGGCTTGGAAGCAAAAACAACTTGTTCTAGAATTCTACTTGTTTGTCACAGCAGAGTAGAATTGTATGTAGGCGGCTTGTTTTTTCCTGCTGAGAGGTGGAAGATACTTACCCAATAGGAGGTAAAAAGTGCCATAATTACTCCTGGCTTCATAGAGGGATTGCATCCTGTCTGACAATTCATAAGGATCATTTGTTTGAAGTGTTTACATCTTCCTTTCCTATCTGTTCATTCAGTGGGCTTTCTTGTGCAAAAGGGTGTGCTGTAATTTTAGCATTTGGAGTACACTTtggaccgaggcctcatttacaagagtgacctggcaagatgaccagaaacagacagtaGTCATTTCACATCATAAAAAACAACATCACtctaaaaaacaatgtaatacatttCAATCTGGGatcaaaaacatttacacttcaATACTTCTTGGAACctactaatttaaaataaatgtaatgttagTCATTGTTCTACATTTAACTGatacatttatgttatttatcTGATCATATACACATAGTACCTGTAAAGTACATTTCTATTCAAGTCAGTTATTTATGTTGTAAAAGTCTAGTAATGTATTACATTCATTCTTTCGATAAGCACCTTCTTTGTACCTTCATGGTATCAATGACAGTGCACTgcattaaatacagtgcatttctcTGATTTTCTTAACCCCAAGAtgcattaaattgtaaaaaaacgtACTTCAGCGGAACTGCCAAAGTTATGGAACCAGCAAAATAACTGAAAGTGTTTTACAGCTCAAGCTAGTTCTGCAGTACCAGCACATTCCCTGTAACATAATTCTAGCTTACCCTTTCAGATTGAATCACTTAACATACTGCTATTAAAGATGGGGTTGTTCGTTAATGAAAAACTGCAGTGTCTCTTATTCTATAGTGAACCCCTGTGCTTTCAGGACTGGCTAATATATGTAATGGTTTAAAACTCAATTTTAGCTCATTGACACAAAACATGTTCAGTGCAGTACGGCAGTACAACGTGGTTTTAACTACAGATCTGGACAAATTTGATCTTAATGGATTTTGTATGAATTTTAACAAAATTCCTAAACACTGGTGCACTAGATAGTGGGGCTGTATCAACTGAAGATCACTCCTACTAGGGCTGCTAtgattaaatcgaaaatcgatttttcgatcaattccattcctcattatatacatcgatttataaatactgtataattgatccaattacatttttgtaacacgcatagttaataacattatttaagtttatcaacgaaactgcaGCGAACGCCCTgctttgctatttacagtatttctgccagacaagcagtgggcgttctcttctttacctgctcgtgttaaccagcatctgatttgctggttccgtcctaccagcgaatcagttttgaaaatgctttgtaagccgccttggatccagagcaggacgacaaacagcctgtaaataaattgtgcacattgaagaaaattggctgtatatagtttgcactttggagtttcaaaatgaactgttatataatgaatatttaacaatattcaataacgttaaaaaattaataaataaattaactatcAATGATGTTAAATGCAATGTTAGAGTAACGAATCAGTTTGACCTTGCCTGACGTATGCATGTTGTGGAAAGTAAGTCaatttatttgtaatgttattgttgttgttattattattattattatgatgatgatgatgatgataatgttttaggcagggacttccacattgtgtgtttcacagatggtgaaggttaggtggtacagtattaacaagatgcaatgtgtgatgctgcagctgtcactgactAAAAAATATGGTTTTCATAAACTCATGTCTAGTTTATACAGATTATATTCCAAAATAATGTAATCTGCTTGGAATAATTATTTTAGTAAcaccctgtagtatgttaaacttgctttaggcttgttgcgaatgttgttgtgtttttttttttatgctaccaaggcgtaattacccctcacattcaattgttgtgcacaagcttttacttaacagcaatgatattaaaataatcacatcaGAGGAagaggaatggagcgaaaatgtatgtgggcggtacaatcgTCAATATTTTTTcgaacgattatattttgtgtgcccaattaatcgattgctattttgaggcttaactgacagccctactcCTGACTTGAAGAGCATTTGCAATGCTTTATGACTCAATTTCTCTTTTAATATTTGCAGTGGCCCATCCCGTGCATCAAAGCTAGAATCTGATCTCTCGAAGATGAGTCTGCATGGCGCTAGTGGAGGATATGACAGATCAAGAGATCGTCGGAGGTCAAGTGACCGATCCCGGGACTCTTCACACGAAAGGGGAGAGAGCCAGTTGACCCCGTGCATAAGGAACGTCACCTCCCCTACTAGGCAACACCACGGTGGTAGGTGCTTTGAATAAAAACTAGTATCTGAAGTCCAAAATAGTTTTTCATGGGCAAAAAGGATATCTATGTTGAAAGCTATTTCTTTTGGAACCAATTACCAGTAATTTCTAATTTCTGTAGATACTATAAGTCAACTGTAATAGAAAAAGCTAGATATTTTTTGTCTCTAAACGTTATGTATATTTGAATCTGTAGGACAAAAGCACAACTACCTGATTTATAGTCTGCAGGTCTAAAATCTGTCTCCTTTCGCGCCTCAGTGCTACAGTGAAGGTGATGCAGTGTGATACTGAATCGGGAGGTGGTGAGCTCTATCATCCAGAGGGAACAGGTTCTACATCCTAGTTTTAAATTATCTGATTCAGCACGACCATGACCATGAAGAAATATATACAGGGTTCGAAATTAACACCTGCCCACCTGCCAAACGCGGGTTAATTTGGTCTGTGGTGGGTAAATTTCACATAATTATATGCCACAGTGGCGGGTACGTTTTTGTACACTTAACATCGCTCGACTGGCGATCATCGCTGTCATGTCACCGTGCAGTTTATACTTTCTACCAGGTAATCGCCCTGCTCAAACTGCAGTCACTGACAGCTCAAATCAACTGAACTTTGACCTCGTCGCTATGGTTATTACAACGCCAAAATGGATGACTGGTTGTTTGTCGAGAAGGTGCTCAGTGTTTATCCCTGTGTATATGCAATCGATAGAGCTGATTATAAAGACCAGATTCAAAAGGAGAACGCATGGGTATCAATTGCTGAACAAATGCAATCAGCTTGTGAGTATTTTAATGTCACTGAAAGTGTAACCggtgaagttttaattttaatacagcgactgctgttttaaacacattgtatattatgttattaatattattattaatattaatattactgtgctacaagattttttttttttcaatataggaTAGTATGTACaattttttcttgttgttttgcatgctacaaactctgaaaaagggattcaaatgATTGTTAGTAAACTATGGTGCAACCATGTTAAATAAAGTAAACTCTTATTTTGGTATTTACGATGAataaggatacgattttgtcatGGAGGTCACAATAATCGTGAATTTGAACgaaagtctgtgaaatcttggaaatggatgtaaaaacacatttggttaggcactggctttatttcctttaaaatgcagtatgccatgcactgaaaatacaaatatgcgaGTGTCTGTATTGTTTGGTTGTTTATGAACACGGCATTTacatgtagctatgtaggtcagcgaatgagatttgtataAGCTCAGCGAACCTGTCaactcctgtgtttttttttgtttttatgtttaaatgggcagtgctctgtaggctactcagaaacaaccaatttaaacgtctcgttcttattattgaagaaataATATATaccgtttcattttgaacactttggacttttttttttttttagagcttgAAAAAACATAGTAAGTTAATGCTTAGCAGATCCTCAGTCAGAAAATAATTATCGCAACAGGACCAAAGaacattttacaatattatatcaCAGACTTCAATTATCATCACAGACCTGTCATAGTGATTCTGTATTTCAGATCGAGAAAGGGAGCACAACTCTTCATCTCGGCCCACCAGTCCCCGTCCTCAGAAAGCCTCTCCTAATGGCTCCACTGGTAGTGGTGTCACCAGCAGTAGAAACAGCAGTCTGTCCAGCACAGAGGGGAACTGTAAGGCTGTTGGTGTTGGGGAGATGGTGTTTGTGTATGAAAATGCAAAGGAAGGCACAAGGAACATGAGAACCTCAGAACGAGTAACACTCATTGTGGACAACACTAGATTTGTAGTAGATCCTGCCATCTTCACCGCACAGCCTAACACTATGCTGGGAAGGTACATATCGGAAAAtctgttattttaaatttttttcattGGACTAAAAATGTTAAGCTGTACTTGTTTAAAATTTGGAGAAACACTGAAGTCCATGGTTTTAAATTCCCTATGTCACACTTTTGAGTTTTTTTCTTGAATCTAGAGAATATCGCTTGGGGGTAGTGGCgcagtctgtctgtcacactgactGTTAGTCTGTCACATAGTGTATGTTTTTGCATAGATCTAGAGATAAGGACATTACTGAgattatataatgtatataagtGTATCATAAAATAGGGGTATATGGCTGTGtgtttcatcatcatcattcttcTCTACCACATCTATATATAATCTGATGGTAGtgtacattgttaataataaaaatatttttttattcactttttGGCAGAATGTTTGGATCTGGCAGGGAACATAATTTCACGCGTCCTAATGAAAAGGGAGAGTATGAGGTGGCAGAGGGAATCGGCTCCACTGTGTTTAGAGCTATTCTGGTAAGCATGGTTACAGATggtaaaagaaaatgttattgctgctcagtgtccaatatatttgacattgaaatAGGTATTAGAACATACCCAGAGCAGCGAAGTGCCCCATGTAATTCAGTTCACTACTCCCAGTAATTCAGTGGGTGGTGAATGTTGCGCTGCTTAGAACCATTTTCTGAAGATtaataataaagtttaaaaaacaatcaaTCCATCTGGCTGCATTTTTATCAACTGTAGTGCCAGTAAAGACCTAGAATCTCTAACATTAGACTGTAATCCATGCATCTTCATGGTACTTAGAGATTTTTACAGAGGTTTAACAATTCATGATATCAGAGGAGACATGTATTTCTTACTTATTAAACACATTGCTTTGCAACTAAACTGGATTCTTCTGCAGGACTCTTTCTTGGTTGAACCATTTCTTTCAGACTAAACAGATACCTGCTCTCCAAGGGAAAAATTATAATTGGTGCTACTGCCATTTGCTTTTAAGTAAAGGACTATGAGAAATGCTTCGGTAATGGCCGCATGTTTGTTTCTATCTTTAACTGGCAGGATTATTATAAATCTGGGATAATCCGCTGCCCTGATGGAATCTCTATTCCAGAGCTGAGGGAGGCGTGTGACTATCTCTGCATCTCCTTCGACTATAGTACTATTAAGTGCAGGGACCTGAGTAAGTATGGCTTTTATAATTCACTTCAGAAGAAAGATATATTATGAGGAAGATCAGAACACCATTGAGTCTAAACAGCACAATGCGCCTTTACTAACTGTGTTGCTGTTGGAAGGAAGCATTTATActttttctgaaaactgaaagtAAAAATTGTATGACTAATGCATAGTCTGAAACACTCTAAAGATTGTGTTTGGACATTTTTCAGTAATTTGCATAGATACTGAAAGTACGTTTTCAGTTTTAACATATGTAGCTACTGTCtaatatacaaaattaaatagaCAACATTATTAGCAAAAACAATTTAATTAGTAAAAACTTTTCCAGCTTATTCTATTATTCTTAGAAACAGGCTGTCTAGTACTGACATTAATCTCTTGTAGGTGCACTAATGCATGAGCTCTCCAACGATGGAGCACGTAGGCAGTTTGAGTTTTATCTGGAGGAGATGATCCTGCCGCTGATGGTAGCCAGTGCccagagtggggagagagagtgCCATATTGTAGTGCTGACAGATGATGATGTTGTCGACTGGGATGAAGAATATCCTCCACAGATGGGAGAAGAGTATTCACAGAGTAAGACGTGATGAATTGATATACTTGCCTCAAAAGTGGCACTGAATCTATTTTAAATAACATCAAGcagtttttatacattttcttacaTTCTGCCTTGAAGCTTTTTTTGTTCATGTAAGCACTTTTCAGAAAATAAGggtgcatattttattttattttttaccattaCCAACTATCAGTAAACATGCAGATATCATGATTTGTtaagtaaaggaaaataaaataagcataaaaaatgtatgttcaaaataataaattctgtttttttttttgtttttttttccagtaatttACAGCACAAAGTTGTATCGGTTCTTCAAATATATAGAAAATAGAGATGTTGCCAAATCTGTTCTGAAGGAACGAGGCCTGAAGAAAATCCGATTAGGCATTGAAGGTAACATTAGTAATATAACTGAGATAGTCGGATAGTTTGCAGGTGTAGACGAGAATATATGGTGCTGCTGACACACACTGGAAGCAATTCTAAGGTTTTCATCCATTCAATAATTTAGTTTGCAAGAAAGTCTAATGATTTATGCAGACTGAGTAACTAGATTCATTCggattaacatttttaattaggAG is part of the Acipenser ruthenus chromosome 27, fAciRut3.2 maternal haplotype, whole genome shotgun sequence genome and harbors:
- the LOC131696493 gene encoding BTB/POZ domain-containing protein 10-like isoform X2, coding for MAGRSHTYDSNSSDPENWDWKTQSRPRKLYKHSSGPSRASKLESDLSKMSLHGASGGYDRSRDRRRSSDRSRDSSHERGESQLTPCIRNVTSPTRQHHGDREREHNSSSRPTSPRPQKASPNGSTGSGVTSSRNSSLSSTEGNCKAVGVGEMVFVYENAKEGTRNMRTSERVTLIVDNTRFVVDPAIFTAQPNTMLGRMFGSGREHNFTRPNEKGEYEVAEGIGSTVFRAILDYYKSGIIRCPDGISIPELREACDYLCISFDYSTIKCRDLSALMHELSNDGARRQFEFYLEEMILPLMVASAQSGERECHIVVLTDDDVVDWDEEYPPQMGEEYSQIIYSTKLYRFFKYIENRDVAKSVLKERGLKKIRLGIEGYPTYKEKVKKRPGGRPEVIYNYVQRPFIRMSWEKEEGKSRHVDFQCVKSKSITNLAAAAADIPQDQLVVMHPTPQVDELDILPIHPPPGNNDPDPDAPSPAV
- the LOC131696493 gene encoding BTB/POZ domain-containing protein 10-like isoform X1, whose translation is MPKDAKTASKAALFRVAHAFCAFIPEFISCCFVFNLQCKAAGGPSRASKLESDLSKMSLHGASGGYDRSRDRRRSSDRSRDSSHERGESQLTPCIRNVTSPTRQHHGDREREHNSSSRPTSPRPQKASPNGSTGSGVTSSRNSSLSSTEGNCKAVGVGEMVFVYENAKEGTRNMRTSERVTLIVDNTRFVVDPAIFTAQPNTMLGRMFGSGREHNFTRPNEKGEYEVAEGIGSTVFRAILDYYKSGIIRCPDGISIPELREACDYLCISFDYSTIKCRDLSALMHELSNDGARRQFEFYLEEMILPLMVASAQSGERECHIVVLTDDDVVDWDEEYPPQMGEEYSQIIYSTKLYRFFKYIENRDVAKSVLKERGLKKIRLGIEGYPTYKEKVKKRPGGRPEVIYNYVQRPFIRMSWEKEEGKSRHVDFQCVKSKSITNLAAAAADIPQDQLVVMHPTPQVDELDILPIHPPPGNNDPDPDAPSPAV